One stretch of Armigeres subalbatus isolate Guangzhou_Male chromosome 2, GZ_Asu_2, whole genome shotgun sequence DNA includes these proteins:
- the LOC134218291 gene encoding uncharacterized protein LOC134218291, translated as MSNRQPSSNVELETVQSKNAFVDLLYDNTALAMTTRVGSYAYRRFDACLAVVEKTAKWSLPQTLPSEEDTNKINISAPPLIRPLPWIFFLPALIALRLIRAFLSFVALLVGKQPVYPSTLVSFLQSRRRKLRALKHVGQKLQRIKQAERQAEDNDETQISWLQRIALPLRHIVCLKAVRHGSLSQQEDSSEIKDDATGKDGSSRAKPRDEEQAGCRKRNATERDADDSEGSFEEPTVQELLEKYCNDEGDSSYHPSESVSSESDSYVSESDKSLTETTDPAKRNGPKKVKKETNGHTTPPAKAVGASLEKAGEELAGRLKDIVSVENITFEAASVQKLLDKYTNQKGKLDEQFEKSSLNAAENNDNPKPSAPAEPIAENGNSQSRKEPNAPQKLVKTATDTSASADSKTANQGNSAKDQPSTDGHKNTNTNPPTKPQSNQNQHNQQQQNQSTAVNGGGGGGRKQKKQHH; from the exons ATGAGCAATCGTCAGCCTTCGTCTAATGTAGAACTG GAGACAGTGCAATCTAAGAATGCTTTCGTCGACCTGCTGTATGACAATACGGCCTTGGCGATGACGACTAGGGTCGGCAGCTATGCGTACCGTAGATTCGACGCCTGTCTGGCAGTCGTGGAGAAAACGGCCAAATGGAGCTTACCGCAGACTTTGCCCAGCGAAGAAGAtacaaataaaatcaacatttcGGCGCCCCCATTGATCCGGCCGCTGCCGTGGATATTCTTTCTTCCAGCACTGATCGCGTTGAGGTTGATCCGCGCATTTCTGTCCTTCGTTGCCCTACTCGTCGGGAAGCAGCCAGTTTATCCAAGCACGTTGGTATCCTTCCTGCAATCACGGCGACGTAAGCTTCGGGCGCTCAAACATGTTGGCCAGAAGCTGCAGCGTATCAAACAAGCAGAACGACAAGCGGAGGACAACGACGAGACGCAAATTTCTTGGCTTCAAAGGATCGCCCTGCCGCTCCGTCACATCGTATGTCTGAAGGCCGTCCGTCATGGATCGTTG AGCCAGCAGGAAGATTCGAGCGAGATTAAAGATGATGCAACCGGTAAGGATGGATCGTCACGGGCGAAACCACGTGATGAGGAGCAAGCCGGTTGCAGAAAGCGCAATGCCACGGAAAGAGATGCCGACGATAGTGAGGGCTCATTCGAGGAACCTACCGTTCAGGagcttttggaaaaatattgcaaCGATGAGGGAGATTCCAGCTATCAT CCAAGTGAATCGGTTTCGTCGGAATCGGACAGCTACGTATCGGAGAGTGACAAATCGCTCACGGAAACAACGGATCCCGCCAAACGGAATGGACCGAAGAAAGTCAAAAAGGAAACAAATGGACACACTACTCCACCAGCCAAGGCAGTTGGAGCATCTCTAGAGAAAGCAGGTGAAGAGCTGGCCGGTCGTCTGAAGGATATTGTGTCGGTAGAAAACATCACGTTCGAGGCAGCCTCTGTGCAGAAGCTGCTGGATAAGTACACCAACCAGAAAGGCAAGCTAGATGAACAGTTCGAGAAGTCTTCGCTGAATGCCGCCGAAAATAATGACAATCCGAAGCCATCGGCACCTGCCGAACCAATTGCCGAAAATGGAAATTCTCAATCAAGAAAGGAACCCAATG CTCCTCAGAAACTGGTCAAAACCGCAACTGACACAAGTGCGAGCGCTGATAGCAAAACCGCAAATCAAGGCAACTCAGCTAAAGATCAACCATCAACAGACGGCCATAAAAATACTAATACAA ATCCGCCAACCAAGCCACAGTCAAACCAGAATCAACACAACCAACAACAGCAGAACCAATCCACGGCAGTCAATGGTGGCGGAGGCGGTGGCAGGAAACAAAAGAAGCAGCATCATTGA